One Desulforhopalus sp. DNA segment encodes these proteins:
- a CDS encoding recombinase family protein — protein MLDNSNVAPGKNKTLRCAIYTRKSHEEGLEQEFNSLDAQRESAEHYIEAQRMRGWTALPDRYDDGGFSGGNMERPGLRRLLADIDAGKIDVIVVYKVDRLSRSLLDFMKMIDLFNEKGVSFVSVTQHFSTTDPTGRMFLGILITFAQYEREVIAERIRDKVAAAKRRGKYCGGVPILGYDVDRDNKKLLVNPDEARTVQYIFRRFIQIGSAKKLGQELNEQGYRTKAWTTKKGKVREGSEWNTGHIYRLLNNRIYIGEIAHKDRSYPGEHEGIIDRASWDKVQAILEDNKPVKVSMARTKMVAPLKGVIRCGHCGCAMGPTYARKNGRHYTYYICQKDSKRTVSRCPLKRIPAGDIEQAVVEQLSAVFRTPTLVAKTFFAARDIEQAERERLFKQKAQLEMELSQAREQALELMKPGSDQPGKAEMLTTVNRQAVELSKQLTHVSERCRAYRGNSITEQDVSEAFQNVEGFWEDLFPVERNRLIRLLVDKVEIRETGIDMELRTNGLTTLIAELAGLACEVTERRVSR, from the coding sequence ATGCTTGATAACAGCAATGTCGCGCCGGGAAAGAACAAGACGCTGCGCTGTGCCATCTACACCCGCAAGAGCCACGAGGAAGGTCTCGAACAGGAGTTCAACTCGTTGGATGCGCAACGGGAATCGGCGGAACACTATATCGAAGCCCAGAGAATGCGTGGCTGGACGGCTCTGCCGGATCGCTACGACGATGGTGGTTTCTCGGGTGGGAACATGGAGCGTCCGGGGCTACGCCGCCTGCTGGCGGACATCGATGCCGGGAAGATTGACGTGATCGTGGTCTACAAGGTTGACCGCCTGTCCCGCTCGCTGCTGGACTTCATGAAGATGATCGACCTCTTCAACGAAAAGGGCGTCAGCTTCGTCTCGGTCACCCAGCACTTCAGCACCACCGACCCCACCGGCCGGATGTTTCTCGGCATCCTGATCACCTTCGCCCAGTACGAGCGGGAGGTCATCGCCGAGCGCATCCGGGACAAGGTGGCGGCCGCCAAGCGCCGGGGAAAATACTGCGGCGGCGTACCCATTCTCGGATACGACGTCGACCGGGATAACAAGAAGCTGCTGGTCAACCCGGATGAAGCCAGGACGGTGCAGTACATCTTCCGCCGCTTCATCCAGATCGGCTCGGCCAAGAAACTGGGCCAGGAATTGAACGAACAGGGATACCGCACCAAGGCCTGGACCACCAAGAAAGGTAAGGTGCGCGAGGGCTCAGAATGGAATACAGGCCACATCTACCGGCTGCTGAACAACCGGATCTATATCGGCGAGATTGCCCACAAGGATCGCAGCTACCCCGGTGAGCACGAAGGGATCATCGACCGGGCGTCCTGGGACAAGGTGCAGGCCATCCTGGAGGACAACAAACCGGTCAAGGTTTCCATGGCAAGAACCAAAATGGTCGCCCCGCTGAAAGGCGTCATCCGCTGCGGCCACTGCGGATGCGCGATGGGTCCGACCTACGCCCGCAAGAACGGCCGCCACTACACCTATTACATCTGCCAGAAGGACAGCAAGCGGACCGTGAGCCGGTGCCCCCTCAAACGGATTCCCGCCGGGGACATCGAGCAGGCCGTGGTCGAGCAGTTGAGCGCGGTGTTCCGCACGCCGACGCTGGTGGCCAAAACCTTCTTCGCGGCCCGGGACATCGAGCAGGCGGAGCGGGAGCGGCTGTTCAAGCAGAAAGCCCAACTCGAGATGGAGCTGTCGCAGGCGAGGGAGCAGGCACTCGAACTGATGAAACCCGGCAGCGATCAGCCGGGCAAGGCTGAGATGCTCACGACCGTCAACCGCCAGGCGGTCGAGCTCTCGAAACAACTGACGCACGTGAGCGAGCGATGCAGAGCCTACCGGGGGAACAGCATCACGGAGCAGGATGTCTCGGAGGCCTTCCAGAATGTCGAGGGCTTCTGGGAAGACCTTTTCCCTGTGGAGCGAAACCGGCTCATCCGCCTCCTGGTGGATAAGGTGGAGATCCGGGAGACCGGAATCGACATGGAGCTGCGCACCAACGGGCTGACAACACTCATCGCCGAGCTGGCTGGTCTGGCATGCGAAGTCACCGAACGGAGGGTAAGCCGATGA
- a CDS encoding DUF2924 domain-containing protein, producing the protein MNELQNAATGGKIQDRTRNSVLRQMALLQSMSLEQLREKWLDLYGEEPPQYKKQFLIKRLAYRIQELFYGGLSEQAKVHLQQAAKEDPVATVNRRIPEERKSNEAILPGTRLVRVWNDRRYEVTVLADGYEFEGRTFRSLSAVAREITGTRWNGKVFFGLKKVYGRKAEGGSDA; encoded by the coding sequence ATGAATGAGTTACAGAACGCCGCCACCGGCGGCAAGATCCAGGACCGAACCCGAAACTCAGTCCTTCGGCAGATGGCCCTGCTGCAATCCATGTCCCTGGAGCAGCTCCGGGAAAAATGGCTCGACCTCTACGGCGAAGAGCCGCCCCAGTACAAAAAGCAATTCCTCATCAAGCGGCTGGCCTATCGCATCCAGGAGCTTTTCTACGGCGGGCTGTCCGAGCAGGCCAAGGTCCATCTCCAGCAGGCCGCCAAGGAGGACCCGGTAGCCACTGTCAATCGACGCATCCCAGAAGAGCGGAAATCGAACGAGGCCATCCTGCCCGGGACCAGACTGGTGCGGGTCTGGAACGACCGGCGATATGAGGTGACCGTCCTTGCCGATGGCTACGAGTTCGAAGGCCGCACCTTCCGGTCGCTCAGCGCGGTGGCCAGGGAGATCACCGGGACGCGCTGGAACGGCAAGGTCTTTTTCGGGCTGAAGAAGGTTTACGGCAGAAAAGCCGAGGGAGGTTCAGATGCTTGA
- a CDS encoding MarR family transcriptional regulator translates to MGKKKVSEITDPQANTLRVICQIIDEKGLPPTVKELSEVLGISHASAHEQIAQLVRKGYLKKEARKARSIVVIRRPE, encoded by the coding sequence ATGGGAAAGAAAAAGGTATCGGAAATAACCGACCCACAAGCAAACACGCTGAGGGTCATTTGCCAAATCATCGATGAAAAGGGGTTGCCGCCAACGGTGAAAGAATTGTCGGAAGTCCTTGGTATCAGCCACGCGAGCGCCCACGAGCAGATCGCTCAACTGGTACGGAAAGGCTATCTGAAGAAAGAAGCTCGTAAGGCCCGAAGCATCGTCGTCATCAGGAGGCCCGAATAA
- a CDS encoding 7-cyano-7-deazaguanine synthase, with protein MQDKRYIICGNAPTDGIEENPDRDLRLRLWGKDGPDKITLRIEDIHKKMSKDVPDSFQDLLEIATYVYSADQAIPRGADDVDSFGHGWRRDLHFIIPVRKPDFWNGDDIHQALRSTLGFLSDDNYHFEFVKLKEAQAFQGYLKFDDDGRLFGYPEQVVMFSGGLDSLAGAIDEVLNEKHKVVLVTHKSTPKLNTRHRRLEKMIADKAGENAPLHIGVRVNKNKGLNYEYTQRSRSFLYVSIGATIAKMLNLKSVRFYENGVISLNLPVCAQVVGGRATRTTHPRVIRGFQEIISLVAGEPFTIENPYIWKTKAGVIEVITKAGCQDMIAASTTCTHTWEMTNHHTHCGTCSQCIDRRFAMIAAKADQYDPVEAYKADIFTQSRSKDEDKIMTAAYLERANQVREQDDITQFIARFSEVSRVFRYLNGNSGKVAQKVYDLYKRHAKEVCDAMDTMVGRNITAIRQRTLPGDCLLRTVYESGSVISVPAIPVEQKQPDNYFRKRGGVWAARFNGNAEVLVTGVDKGAEYINFLLARPNNETSVYEIVCGFAIDSCNAVLNSNETDEGFQVTQGVPLGDTGFVADRKAVEQYRETAHELLREIEEARAENNDAEIQRLENEMTQITAAINEAVGLGGKLRKSNDKRKNIRDAFRSAVNRAIMYLDKYDKPLAAHLKESIKCGNEPVYRTEEEIVWEVRPIVNE; from the coding sequence ATGCAAGATAAACGATATATCATCTGTGGGAACGCACCGACCGATGGGATTGAAGAAAATCCTGACCGTGATCTGCGCCTGCGCCTTTGGGGCAAGGATGGGCCGGACAAGATCACCCTACGCATTGAAGACATCCACAAAAAGATGAGCAAGGACGTGCCTGATTCTTTCCAGGACCTGCTCGAAATCGCCACCTACGTTTACAGTGCCGATCAGGCCATCCCACGAGGGGCCGACGACGTCGATTCTTTTGGCCATGGCTGGCGCAGGGATCTGCACTTCATCATCCCGGTGCGGAAGCCAGATTTTTGGAACGGAGACGATATCCACCAGGCGCTGCGCTCCACGCTTGGTTTCTTGTCTGACGACAACTATCACTTCGAGTTCGTCAAACTGAAAGAGGCTCAGGCATTCCAGGGATATCTGAAATTTGATGATGACGGACGGCTCTTCGGCTATCCGGAACAGGTAGTGATGTTTTCAGGTGGGCTGGACTCGCTGGCGGGAGCCATCGATGAAGTTCTGAATGAAAAACACAAGGTCGTCCTTGTTACCCACAAATCGACACCGAAGCTCAACACGCGCCACCGGCGACTGGAAAAGATGATTGCCGACAAGGCTGGGGAAAACGCCCCGCTACACATCGGCGTCCGGGTCAACAAGAACAAGGGGCTGAACTACGAGTACACCCAGCGCAGCCGATCCTTCCTCTATGTGTCTATCGGGGCGACCATCGCAAAAATGCTCAATCTGAAAAGCGTCCGTTTTTACGAAAACGGGGTCATCAGTTTGAATCTGCCGGTCTGCGCTCAGGTAGTCGGCGGCCGGGCAACACGCACCACCCACCCCAGGGTGATCCGAGGTTTTCAGGAAATCATCAGCCTGGTGGCTGGCGAACCGTTCACGATTGAGAATCCCTACATCTGGAAAACCAAGGCCGGTGTCATCGAGGTGATCACCAAGGCCGGATGCCAGGACATGATCGCGGCATCGACCACCTGCACCCATACCTGGGAGATGACCAATCACCATACGCATTGCGGAACTTGTTCCCAGTGTATCGACAGGCGTTTTGCCATGATTGCGGCAAAAGCCGATCAATATGACCCAGTGGAAGCCTATAAAGCCGACATCTTCACCCAAAGCCGAAGCAAGGACGAGGACAAGATCATGACAGCCGCGTACCTGGAGCGTGCCAATCAGGTACGCGAGCAGGACGACATCACCCAGTTTATCGCCCGATTCAGCGAGGTCAGTCGGGTCTTCCGCTACCTTAATGGGAACTCCGGAAAAGTGGCCCAGAAGGTCTATGACCTTTACAAGCGCCACGCCAAGGAGGTCTGCGATGCAATGGACACAATGGTTGGCCGCAACATCACCGCCATCCGCCAACGCACCTTGCCGGGAGACTGCCTACTCAGGACGGTCTATGAATCGGGATCGGTAATCTCCGTCCCCGCCATTCCGGTTGAGCAGAAGCAGCCGGACAACTACTTCAGGAAGCGCGGGGGTGTCTGGGCGGCACGCTTTAACGGCAACGCCGAAGTGCTTGTGACGGGTGTTGATAAAGGGGCCGAGTACATCAATTTCCTCCTGGCAAGGCCGAACAATGAAACCTCGGTCTACGAGATCGTCTGCGGGTTCGCCATCGATAGCTGCAACGCGGTCCTGAACTCCAATGAGACCGATGAAGGTTTTCAGGTCACCCAGGGGGTTCCGTTGGGTGATACCGGCTTCGTTGCCGACCGCAAGGCCGTCGAGCAATACCGGGAGACGGCTCACGAGCTTCTTCGGGAAATTGAAGAAGCCCGGGCAGAAAACAACGATGCCGAAATCCAGCGGCTTGAGAACGAAATGACCCAGATCACCGCCGCAATCAACGAGGCGGTTGGTCTGGGTGGCAAACTCCGGAAATCCAACGACAAGCGGAAGAACATCCGCGACGCCTTCCGGAGTGCCGTGAACCGGGCCATCATGTATCTGGACAAGTATGACAAGC